The Echinicola jeungdonensis genome segment TCAAATTCTTCGGATATTTCCGAATGAGTAAACCCTTTAAAATAAACACATTCTACAACAAACCGCTGCTCATCATTGAGTTTGCCCATGAGTTCTTTGACCCCAATTCCATCCACAGTTTCTTTGGTATTGGGCTGACCTTCCAAGCCATATACGTAATGATCTATGGTATTGGTCTTTCGTTTCTGGGAAAATTCCTTTGACCGGGTCTTATCAATGGCAGCATTCCTGCAAACATTGGCCATCCAGGTATAAATTTTTCCTTTTGACTCGTCGTATCCCTCAATTCGCTTA includes the following:
- a CDS encoding RNA polymerase sigma factor, yielding MKQEQLIAGIKANDRQSIEYLYENYSRALFAVISRIIADKDIAEEVFHDAFVKIVKRIEGYDESKGKIYTWMANVCRNAAIDKTRSKEFSQKRKTNTIDHYVYGLEGQPNTKETVDGIGVKELMGKLNDEQRFVVECVYFKGFTHSEISEEFDIPLGTVKSRIRAALNVLKRNLDHI